One window of Parambassis ranga chromosome 3, fParRan2.1, whole genome shotgun sequence genomic DNA carries:
- the katnb1 gene encoding katanin p80 WD40 repeat-containing subunit B1 — protein sequence MAAASTSTPKISWQLQEFQAHSSRVSCLCLGKSSGRLLATGGEDCRVNIWAVSKANCIMSLTGHKNPVECVQFNLSEEQVVAGSQSGSIRVWDLEAAKILRTLMGHKANITSLAFHPFGDFLASSSMDTNIKLWDVRRKGYVFRYKGHTQAVRSLAFSPDGKWLASASDDCTVKLWDLTQGKTITEFRSHTAAVNTVQFHPNEYLLASGSSDRTIKLWDLEKFTMISSLEGDTTPVRSTLFSLDGSCLYSGATDSLRVFGWEPDRCFDVVPVGWGRVSDLALCGQQLIGVSHQLSSVSSYVVDLKRVKKSGGSVIQGIPQDNQPLTEPKDPRGAALRRNYERPTTTCSSHRVKQRSDTDRRSPEGERRSPSEDEADEKLSSAEIYNAEDYKEIFQPKNAISRTPPRITEPFPAPPEDETILAIGRQLKDMSPFPDKLQTPPLASSTPVQRVEPIVVSCAKRLEPSAAGPPSSIQPPPPQPTATTAKSKPQPKIILSTRNEPIGLNVADFLPPTPNHRALSVEEAAAQISKGHDTMCVMLSSRLKNLQAVRAVWVREDIKSAMDKAVSMNDLSIVVDILNIINLQPSLWRLDLCMTVLPQIDKLLQSKYESYIQTGCTSLKLIMKHFWLLISDTLKAAPSVGVDITREERLQKCRTCCKQLKNLSNIVKNKAGQVGRHGSTFKELQLLMAPLDESP from the exons ATGGCTGCTGCCAGCACCAGCACCCCAAAGATATCATGGCAACTGC AGGAGTTCCAGGCTCACTCCAGCAGggtgtcctgtctgtgtctggggAAGAGCTCGGGCCGCCTGCTGGCCACCGGAGGAGAGGACTGCAGGGTCAACATCTGGGCCGTCAGCAAGGCCAACTGCATTATG agTTTGACAGGTCACAAGAACCCTGTGGAGTGTGTGCAGTTCAACCTGTCAGAGGAGCAGGTCGTTGCCGGGTCACAGTCCGGGTCAATCCGAGTGTGGGACCTGGAGGCCGCCAAGA TTCTCAGGACTCTGATGGGACACAAAGCCAACATCACCAGTCTGGCCTTCCATCCGTTTGGAGACTTCCTGGCCTCCAGCTCCATGGACACGAAcatcaag CTGTGGGACGTCAGGAGGAAGGGATACGTCTTCAGGTATAAG ggtCACACTCAGGCCGTGAGGAGTCTGGCCTTCAGCCCGGACGGGAAGTGGCTCGCCTCTGCGAGTGACGACTGCACCGTCAAG CTGTGGGACCTGACTCAGGGGAAGACCATCACAGAGTTCCGATCTCACACTGCAGCCGTCAACACCGTCCAGTTCCACCCCAACGAGTACCTGCTGGCTTCAGGCAGCTCCGACAG GACCATCAAGCTGTGGGATCTGGAGAAGTTCACAATGATCAGTTCTCTGGAGGGAGACACGACTCCCGTCAG GAGCACTCTCTTCAGCCTGGACGGCTCGTGTCTGTACAGCGGGGCCACGGACTCTCTGCGGGTGTTCGGCTGGGAGCCTGACCGCTGCTTCGATGTGGTTCCGGTGGGCTGGGGCAGAGTGTCGGACCTGGCTCTGTGCGGCCAGCAGCTG ATCGGCGTGTCCCACCAGCTGTCCAGCGTGTCGTCCTACGTGGTCGACCTGAAGCGTGTGAAGAAGAGCGGCGGCTCTGTGATCCAGGGAATCCCCCAGGACAACCAGCCGCTCACAGAGCCGAAGGATCCCAGAGGAGCCGCGCTGCGCCGGAACTACGAGAGACccaccaccacctgcagctcgCACAG ggtGAAGCAGCGTTCGGACACTGATAGGCGGAGCCCCGAAGGCGAGAGGCGGAGCCCCAGTGAAGATGAAGCAGACGAGAAGCTGTCATCAGCTGAGATCTACAACGCCGAGGACTACAAGGAGATCTTCCAGCCAAAGAACGCCATCT ctcgCACTCCGCCCAGGATCACGGAGCCCTTTCCTGCTCCTCCAGAGGACG AGACCATACTGGCCATTGGCCGACAGCTGAAGGACATGTCCCCTTTTCCTGAcaagctgcag ACTCCGCCCCTGGCCTCCTCCACGCCGGTGCAGAGGGTGGAGCCTATAGTGGTGTCTTGTGCGAAGCGCCTGGAACCGTCGGCCGCCGGGCCGCCATCCTCAatccagcctcctcctcctcagcccacCGCCACCACAGCCAAGTCCAAGCCGCAGCCTAAGATCATCCTGAGCACCAGGAACGAGCCCATCGGCCTGAACGTGGCCGACTTCCTGCCC CCGACGCCGAACCACCGGGCCCTGAGCGTCGAGGAGGCGGCGGCACAGATTTCAAAGGGCCACGACACCATGTGTGTGATGCTGAGCAGCCGGCTCAAAAACCTGCAGGCGGTCCGAGCGGTGTGGGTCAGAGAGGACATCAAG agtgCTATGGACAAAGCTGTCTCCATGAACGACCTGTCCATCGTGGTGGACATCCTCAACATAATAAACCTGCAGcc ctctctgTGGAGACTGGACCTGTGTATGACCGTCCTTCCTCAGATcgacaaactgctgcagagtAAATATGAAAG CTACATTCAGACCGGCTGTACGTCTCTGAAGCTCATCATGAAACACTTCTGGCTGCTGATCTCGGACACTCTGAAGGCGGCGCCGTCTGTGGGTGTGGACATTACACGGGAGGAGCG ACTTCAGAAGTGCCGCACCTGCTGCAAGCAGCTGAAGAACCTCAGCAACATCGTGAAGAACAAGGCGGGGCAGGTCGGTCGTCATGGCAGCACCTTcaaggagctgcagctgctcatgGCGCCGCTGGACGAGTCGCCCTGA
- the cog8 gene encoding conserved oligomeric Golgi complex subunit 8: MAAVDVEDESILASIFKDSFPDCWRDNPDFAAYLSELSSFGVEKLSREPERLAEERAQILQQTRELAFSNYQTFIRTADCTEHIYRDFGRVESSVCRLLDKLPGFGEKCRAFMKEAEQIGASRRMNSLTLNRHTEILEILEIPQLMDTCVRNGYYEEALELAAYVKRLEKKHSTLPVIQGIVREVRQSTHLMLNQLLQQLRSNSQLPVCLRVIGYLRRMDVFTEAELRVKFLQARGTWLHSILAAIPEDDPYFHITKTIEACRVHLFDIITQYRAIFSDEDPLVPPAGGPVAVNEGAIFHGWVVQKVAEFLETLERDLQRGVGPRLDSLLGQCMYFGLSFSRVGADFRGQLAPMFQRVAADTFGRAVREAVDLFQEDMNRYTLISLPSVLGGTIPPVAPGAQPGTLQPPMSLLDFQPLACFLNNILTAFNDLRLCCPIGLAQDVSRCLEDALKTVTRQILVFHRAEESAFSSREKELFVQFCSSYAEDLLPFLNRCLQVLFPPAQLALVLGVPATQLHRHGGLGSISLALVLEPLDFLLPQREVDTPPPEVDVTAELSSLSFVTQPPEPVSDPTSTRSDLRDSESRAEETGTKPERGTIQDEEFSLE, encoded by the exons ATGGCGGCGGTGGACGTGGAGGACGAGAGCATCCTGGCGTCCATCTTCAAGGACAGCTTCCCGGACTGCTGGAGGGACAACCCGGACTTCGCGGCCTATCTGTCCGAGCTGAGCTCCTTCGGGGTGGAGAAGCTGAGCCGGGAGCCGGAGAGGCTGGCGGAGGAGCGGGCTCAGATCCTGCAGCAGACCCGGGAGCTGGCCTTCTCCAACTACCAGACCTTCATTCGCACCGCCGACTGCACCGAGCACATCTACCGGGACTTCGGCCGGGTGGAGAGCAGTGTGTGCCGGCTTTTGGACAAGCTGCCCGGCTTCGGAGAGAAGTGCAG ggcCTTCATGAAGGAGGCGGAGCAGATCGGAGCCAGCCGCCGGATGAACAGCCTCACACTGAACCGGCACACAGAGATCCTGGAGATCCTGGAGATCCCTCAGCTCATGGACACCTGCGTCCGCAACGGGTACTACGAGGAGGCCCTGGAGCTCGCCGCATACGTCAAGAGGCTGGAGAAGAAGCACTCCACGCTGCCCGTCATTCAG GGAATCGTGCGTGAAGTACGCCAGTCGACTCATCTGATGCTCAaccagctcctgcagcagctgcgcAGCAACTCCcagctgcctgtctgcctgcgcGTCATCGGCTACCTGCGGCGGATGGATGTGTTCACAGAGGCGGAGCTGCGGGTGAAGTTCCTGCAGGCGCGGGGCACCTGGCTGCACTCCATCCTCGCTGCCATCCCAGAAGATGATCCCTACTTCCACATCACCAAGACCATAGAGGCCTGCAGGGTGCACCTGTTTGACATCATCACCCAGTACAGGGCCATCTTCTCTGACGAGGACCCGCTGGTACCCCCTGCTGGCGGGCCGGTGGCCGTGAATGAGGGCGCCATCTTCCACGGCTGGGTGGTGCAGAAGGTGGCAGAGTTTCTGGAGACTTTGGAGAGGGACCTGCAGCGGGGTGTAGGACCACGCCTGGACTCTCTGCTGGGGCAGTGTATGTACTTTGGCCTGTCCTTCAGCCGGGTGGGAGCAGACTTTCGTGGCCAGCTGGCGCCCATGTTCCAGCGCGTGGCAGCAGATACGTTCGGCAGGGCTGTGCGAGAGGCGGTGGATTTGTTTCAGGAAGACATGAACCGGTACACGCTCATCTCCCTGCCCTCGGTGCTGGGCGGGACAATCCCCCCCGTGGCCCCCGGCGCTCAGCCCGGCACGCTGCAGCCGCCCATGTCCCTGCTGGACTTCCAGCCACTCGCCTGTTTCCTCAACAACATCCTGACCGCCTTCAACGACCTGCGGCTCTGCTGCCCCATCGGGCTGGCGCAGGACGTCAGCAGGTGTCTGGAAGACGCTCTGAAGACG GTGACCCGTCAGATTCTGGTGTTCCACCGGGCCGAGGAGTCGGcgttcagcagcagagagaaggagcTCTTTGTTCAGTTCTGCTCTTCGTACGCTGAGGACCTGCTGCCGTTCCTGAACCGCTGCCTGCAGGTTCTGTTTCCTCCGGCTCAGCTCGCTCTTGTCCTGG gtgttcCTGCGACTCAGCTGCACCGGCACGGGGGTCTGGGCTCCATCAGCCTTGCCCTGGTTCTGGAACCTCTGGACTTCCTACTTCCTCAGAGGGAGGTGGACACGCCACCGCCGGAGGTGGACGTCACGGCTGAACTGAGCAGCCTCTCGTTTGTGACACAGCCCCCAGAACCTGTGTCAGATCCAACATCGACCCGGTCTGACCTCAGAGACTCCGAGTCCAGAGCTGAAGAGACGGGGACAAAGCCTGAACGAGGGACGATTCAGGACGAGGAGTTCTCTCTGGAGTGA